From Pelagicoccus sp. SDUM812003, a single genomic window includes:
- a CDS encoding amino acid aminotransferase, with translation MSYFDSVSLAPADPILSLTEAFKADANPDKINLSVGVFVDDNGVTPVLDTVKEAETRLLTNSKTKSYLPITGSPEYARLTQNLCFGSELAKQLRDQTVSLQTPGGTGALRVAADFIAKNLDTKTVWLSNPTWANHGGIFGSAGLQTESYTYFDNASLSLDYAAFIDAISKIPAGDVVVLHGCCHNPTGADLEPEQWEEVAKIAASKGWIPLVDFAYQGFGIDIDTDAAAARIIAKSGLPVFVCQSFSKNLGLYQDRVGALHVVTGDSAATEKVASQLKVSVRTNYSNPPAHGGGIVTTILSDETLTAKWHQEVAAMRGRIAGVRQQFVDALKAAGVSRDFSFLIKQKGMFSFTGLTKEQAMELREKHAIYIVNSGRINVAGITSANLERLVASLKSIIG, from the coding sequence ATGTCCTACTTCGACTCAGTCTCCCTCGCTCCGGCCGACCCGATCCTCAGCCTCACTGAGGCCTTCAAGGCAGACGCAAATCCGGACAAGATCAACCTGAGCGTCGGCGTCTTCGTCGACGACAATGGCGTCACTCCAGTGCTCGACACCGTGAAGGAGGCTGAAACACGTCTGCTGACCAATTCCAAAACGAAAAGCTACCTGCCGATCACCGGCAGCCCCGAATACGCTCGGCTAACGCAAAACCTTTGCTTCGGCAGCGAGCTGGCGAAGCAGCTTCGCGACCAGACGGTTTCCCTGCAAACCCCTGGCGGTACCGGAGCTCTCCGGGTAGCCGCCGACTTCATCGCTAAAAATCTGGATACGAAAACAGTCTGGCTCAGCAACCCCACCTGGGCCAACCACGGCGGCATCTTCGGCTCAGCAGGCTTGCAAACGGAGAGCTACACCTACTTCGACAACGCTAGCCTCAGCCTCGACTACGCCGCGTTTATCGACGCCATCTCCAAGATCCCCGCAGGCGACGTAGTGGTACTGCATGGCTGTTGCCACAACCCGACTGGCGCCGACCTTGAGCCGGAACAATGGGAGGAAGTCGCCAAGATCGCCGCATCCAAAGGCTGGATACCTCTGGTCGATTTCGCCTATCAGGGCTTCGGCATCGATATCGACACCGACGCGGCCGCAGCCCGCATCATCGCAAAGAGCGGCCTTCCGGTCTTCGTTTGCCAATCCTTCTCCAAGAATCTCGGCCTTTACCAGGATCGCGTCGGCGCCTTGCACGTGGTCACGGGCGACAGCGCCGCTACCGAGAAGGTGGCCAGCCAGCTAAAGGTTTCGGTGCGCACCAACTATTCCAATCCTCCGGCCCACGGCGGCGGCATCGTCACCACCATTCTCTCTGACGAAACCCTAACTGCAAAATGGCATCAGGAAGTGGCCGCCATGCGCGGCCGCATCGCCGGGGTGCGACAGCAGTTCGTGGACGCTCTCAAAGCTGCCGGGGTGAGCCGCGACTTCAGCTTTCTCATCAAGCAAAAAGGCATGTTCTCCTTCACCGGACTCACCAAGGAACAAGCCATGGAACTGCGCGAAAAACACGCGATTTACATTGTGAACAGCGGCCGCATCAACGTGGCAGGCATCACCAGCGCGAATCTGGAACGCCTCGTCGCCTCGCTCAAGTCCATCATCGGATAA
- a CDS encoding DUF5009 domain-containing protein, with amino-acid sequence MTSTFRIQSIDALRAITMLLMIWVNDFWTLSAVPHWLEHMPADVDALGFSDVIFPAFLFIVGLSIPFAIDQRKRKGESQTSIARHIASRSAALLVMGILMVNLDSYHAPSAPLPKPLWQVLMTIGFFLIWNVYPKRGLGQKTILGLKAGGLLLLAFLAATFRSDPENGYNWLEPHWWGILGLIGWSYLLAAFLYLLSGGKTVWVATGWAFLSLLNIAAFAGMLESAALVRDHVWIITDGALPALTTAGVLVSTLYLQVLQKRGSAAFIGFLVTFGVLALVAGLAFRPFWGISKILGTPAWTQICTGITALAFAFMYWLMDTKNISAWYRWIRPAGVATLTCYLVPYLVYPISHWLGIELPDSLTHGAIGLLKSFFFALMIIAITGLINRAGVKLKI; translated from the coding sequence ATGACATCCACTTTTCGAATACAATCCATCGACGCTCTGCGAGCGATCACTATGCTGCTCATGATCTGGGTGAACGACTTCTGGACGCTCAGCGCCGTGCCGCACTGGCTGGAGCACATGCCCGCGGACGTCGATGCGCTTGGCTTTTCCGACGTCATTTTCCCCGCCTTTCTTTTCATCGTAGGGCTCTCGATTCCTTTCGCGATCGACCAGCGCAAACGCAAGGGCGAAAGCCAAACCAGCATCGCCCGGCACATCGCCAGCCGCAGCGCTGCCTTGCTCGTGATGGGTATTCTGATGGTGAATCTCGACAGCTACCACGCGCCAAGCGCCCCGCTTCCCAAACCGCTCTGGCAGGTCTTGATGACCATCGGGTTCTTTCTGATCTGGAACGTCTATCCGAAACGGGGGCTTGGCCAGAAAACGATCCTCGGACTCAAAGCGGGCGGCCTGCTGCTGCTCGCGTTTCTCGCCGCGACATTTCGAAGCGATCCGGAAAACGGATACAACTGGCTCGAGCCGCATTGGTGGGGGATCCTAGGCCTCATCGGATGGTCCTACCTGCTAGCCGCGTTTCTCTATCTCCTATCCGGTGGAAAAACCGTTTGGGTGGCAACGGGCTGGGCATTCCTGTCTCTGCTGAACATCGCAGCCTTTGCTGGGATGCTGGAATCGGCAGCCTTAGTTCGAGATCATGTCTGGATCATAACCGATGGAGCGCTCCCCGCCCTCACTACGGCTGGCGTTCTGGTATCGACACTCTACCTGCAGGTTCTCCAAAAACGCGGATCCGCCGCGTTTATCGGTTTCCTCGTCACTTTCGGCGTCCTCGCCTTGGTCGCCGGTCTCGCTTTTAGGCCGTTTTGGGGCATCTCAAAAATACTAGGAACTCCGGCTTGGACTCAGATCTGCACGGGGATCACCGCCCTCGCCTTCGCTTTCATGTATTGGCTTATGGATACAAAAAACATCTCCGCATGGTACCGCTGGATCCGACCCGCCGGCGTGGCCACACTCACTTGCTATCTCGTACCTTATCTGGTCTATCCCATCTCGCACTGGTTGGGAATCGAACTGCCGGACTCCTTGACCCATGGAGCGATCGGCCTGCTCAAATCGTTTTTCTTCGCTCTCATGATCATCGCCATCACCGGCCTGATCAACCGAGCCGGCGTGAAACTAAAGATCTAG
- a CDS encoding peptidylprolyl isomerase, with translation MARASARHILVATEDQCNDLKSKIEGGASFADMAKEHSQCPSGSRGGELGEFGRGQMVPEFDKVVFSAPVNEVQGPVRTQFGYHLLEVTARSE, from the coding sequence ATGGCAAGAGCAAGCGCCCGTCACATTCTCGTAGCGACTGAAGACCAGTGCAACGATCTGAAATCGAAAATCGAAGGAGGCGCCAGCTTCGCTGACATGGCGAAGGAGCACTCCCAATGTCCTTCTGGCAGCCGAGGCGGCGAGCTGGGCGAGTTTGGCCGCGGTCAAATGGTGCCTGAGTTCGACAAAGTGGTATTCTCCGCTCCGGTGAACGAGGTGCAAGGCCCGGTGCGTACTCAGTTCGGCTACCACCTGTTGGAGGTCACGGCTCGCAGCGAATAG
- a CDS encoding ATP-binding protein has protein sequence MAVLSSTGVYIFDGTHWDHVSEIQWAYHSISLPEGRMLVGCSQGLATLEPDELGGYRVDLLTPPESYFPGIDGLRTVAHTRGHFFGLHGTKLVEVDSDRNVQLHELPNWATTCFSIGDELFVTGGNDNLLNRWDWQTGQLVDADHFLDNSGVYEWVTDITPRAEGGVWMLTKEYSIIGFDGQSTWRWGGLQSVENHQIRIASVIETSPNTLAIGTTSKGVIVIDEQGESLLQFSKEHGLDDASIEQLAVDSQKGLWVKTVNNITRIPFNPATLLLNEHHGLNDEVLSVVKFRDRIYLGTSKGLYVSNSQATQMDELFQIVIDNEEVRDLAVYRDHMFIAGATSHVMDSDGAISALDAFGAANFHQPSDYPDVMLAANFRGVGRFELRNGKWEKTSQLEGPTVEVFSIAESRGGQLFGSLGSAPQLALIDLDESGGSYQLMDLPTDESGMWRTPVRIGDHIYVNGHPCLKWDPEARRFEPDPEMDYYVGGPPFGFEQVYGEDPESAVVALNARSSQTVKRPAPPIIRDISSIGNALDTRAQCILIDDEGHLWAGGTFGLIYSADPYQADTETDIRPRLHQLVSLNDGERLPIFRPDENEPIVLGPNQNSLKISVTYPSLIASLHHQYQIHVEPFDRDWGPFNDVTQREITNLDPGRYTIQVNASDALGHFAYGNHYHFVIEAPWYQRPWSIASFTGALIVLVIAIVRYYNRVQIERSRYLEQVVKERTREVEEKNSELERQAERLEAQNSELEVKTVELQSTTKSLSDTLHRLQDMQDQLMETARTAGKAEIATNVLHNVGNVLNSINVSLNVLSDKLSQSKVKRLARLATLLEANAQDIDDFLTKNPKGKNVPSYLIQLSQALQNEVSELICEVNIMGQDVDHVKRIISAQQSHAKTQSLTQEFDLVETCETALTILGRDPNAQRLEINSELPERLIVVNDKHRVLEIVLNLISNALDAIREQSPDLGVLTLSYQRDEANNRLSLMIQDNGIGIAPENIDRLFSHGFTTKQLGHGFGLHSCANTARVLGGYISIRSDGIGKGATAILTLPIAFEGNES, from the coding sequence ATGGCGGTGCTTTCCAGCACGGGAGTATACATTTTCGATGGCACCCACTGGGATCACGTCTCCGAAATCCAGTGGGCCTACCACAGCATTTCGCTACCCGAAGGCAGGATGCTCGTCGGCTGTTCGCAAGGGCTTGCCACACTTGAACCCGACGAGCTTGGCGGCTACCGCGTAGACCTGCTCACGCCTCCGGAGAGCTACTTTCCCGGGATCGACGGACTCAGAACAGTGGCCCATACGCGGGGTCATTTCTTCGGACTGCACGGAACCAAACTGGTGGAAGTGGATTCCGACAGAAACGTCCAACTGCACGAATTGCCCAACTGGGCGACCACTTGTTTCAGCATTGGAGACGAACTCTTCGTCACCGGGGGAAATGATAACCTCCTCAACCGATGGGACTGGCAAACCGGTCAGCTGGTCGACGCCGATCACTTTCTAGACAACTCCGGAGTCTACGAATGGGTCACCGATATCACGCCTCGTGCAGAAGGCGGGGTCTGGATGTTGACCAAGGAGTATAGCATCATCGGATTCGACGGCCAAAGCACCTGGAGATGGGGGGGCTTGCAATCCGTCGAGAACCACCAGATCCGAATCGCCAGCGTCATCGAGACGTCGCCCAACACCCTCGCGATCGGCACCACGTCGAAAGGCGTTATCGTTATCGACGAGCAAGGAGAAAGCCTGCTTCAATTCAGCAAGGAACACGGACTGGATGACGCCAGCATCGAGCAGCTCGCAGTCGACTCGCAAAAAGGTCTTTGGGTGAAAACGGTCAACAACATCACCCGCATCCCCTTCAACCCGGCCACCTTGCTGCTCAATGAGCACCATGGCCTCAACGACGAGGTCCTGTCCGTGGTGAAGTTTCGCGATCGCATCTACCTGGGCACCAGCAAGGGGCTCTACGTCAGCAACTCTCAAGCGACCCAGATGGACGAGCTCTTCCAGATCGTTATCGACAACGAGGAAGTTCGCGACCTCGCCGTCTACCGCGATCACATGTTCATCGCCGGCGCCACCAGCCATGTCATGGATAGCGACGGCGCCATCTCCGCCCTCGACGCCTTCGGGGCCGCTAACTTCCATCAACCAAGCGACTATCCTGACGTCATGCTCGCAGCAAATTTTCGGGGAGTCGGGCGATTCGAACTACGAAATGGCAAGTGGGAGAAAACCAGCCAGCTGGAAGGACCCACCGTAGAAGTCTTCTCCATCGCCGAATCAAGGGGCGGTCAGCTTTTCGGAAGCCTCGGCAGCGCCCCTCAGCTGGCGTTGATCGATCTGGACGAATCAGGCGGCAGCTACCAGCTCATGGACCTGCCCACGGACGAAAGCGGCATGTGGAGAACTCCCGTGCGCATCGGCGACCACATCTATGTGAACGGACACCCTTGCTTGAAATGGGATCCGGAGGCCAGGCGCTTCGAACCCGATCCGGAGATGGACTACTATGTCGGAGGTCCCCCTTTCGGCTTTGAACAAGTCTATGGAGAAGACCCGGAATCCGCTGTGGTCGCCCTCAACGCCCGAAGCAGCCAAACCGTGAAACGGCCTGCCCCGCCCATCATCAGGGACATTTCCAGCATTGGAAACGCTCTGGATACCCGGGCCCAGTGCATCCTCATCGACGACGAAGGACACCTCTGGGCTGGAGGAACCTTCGGACTCATCTACTCGGCCGATCCCTACCAAGCCGATACCGAGACCGATATCCGTCCACGTCTCCACCAGCTCGTTTCACTCAACGACGGCGAACGACTCCCCATCTTCCGCCCCGACGAGAACGAGCCCATCGTTCTCGGTCCAAACCAGAACTCGCTCAAAATATCCGTCACCTACCCTTCGCTGATCGCCAGCTTGCACCATCAGTACCAGATCCACGTCGAACCCTTCGATCGCGATTGGGGCCCTTTCAACGACGTCACCCAACGTGAAATAACAAACCTCGATCCCGGACGCTACACCATACAAGTGAATGCCAGCGACGCTCTCGGTCACTTCGCCTACGGCAACCACTACCACTTTGTGATCGAAGCGCCCTGGTACCAGCGCCCTTGGTCCATCGCCTCCTTCACAGGCGCGCTCATCGTTCTCGTCATCGCCATCGTGCGCTACTACAACCGAGTCCAGATCGAGCGCAGCCGCTATCTCGAGCAGGTGGTCAAGGAGCGCACGCGCGAAGTGGAAGAGAAGAATTCGGAGCTGGAACGACAAGCCGAGCGCCTGGAGGCGCAAAACAGCGAGCTCGAGGTGAAAACGGTAGAACTCCAGAGCACCACCAAATCGCTCAGCGATACGCTCCATCGCTTGCAGGACATGCAAGATCAGCTCATGGAAACAGCCCGCACCGCGGGCAAAGCGGAAATCGCCACCAACGTGCTGCACAACGTTGGCAACGTGCTCAATAGCATCAACGTGAGCCTGAACGTGCTCTCAGACAAGCTGTCGCAATCGAAAGTGAAGCGACTGGCCCGACTGGCGACGCTGCTCGAGGCCAACGCTCAGGATATCGATGATTTTCTGACGAAGAACCCGAAAGGGAAAAACGTGCCCAGTTACTTGATACAGCTGTCTCAAGCGCTGCAAAACGAGGTGTCCGAACTCATCTGCGAAGTCAACATCATGGGGCAGGACGTCGATCACGTGAAGCGCATCATCTCCGCCCAGCAGTCCCACGCAAAAACCCAGAGCCTCACTCAGGAGTTTGATCTGGTGGAAACCTGCGAGACCGCTCTCACCATCCTCGGCCGCGACCCCAACGCTCAGCGATTGGAGATCAACAGCGAGCTCCCGGAGCGGCTGATCGTTGTGAACGACAAGCACCGCGTGCTGGAAATCGTGCTCAACCTCATCTCCAACGCTCTCGACGCCATCCGCGAACAATCACCCGATCTGGGCGTCCTCACTCTATCCTACCAAAGAGACGAAGCGAACAATCGGCTCAGTCTCATGATTCAGGACAACGGTATCGGCATCGCTCCGGAAAACATCGACCGCCTTTTCAGCCACGGTTTCACGACCAAGCAACTCGGTCACGGCTTCGGTCTGCACAGCTGCGCCAACACCGCCCGCGTGCTCGGCGGATACATCTCGATCCGAAGCGACGGGATTGGAAAGGGAGCGACTGCCATCCTCACCCTCCCCATCGCTTTCGAGGGGAACGAGAGCTGA
- a CDS encoding hybrid sensor histidine kinase/response regulator — translation MELRNLNEPERPVFRILILDDSASTRGLAKAAIERNLPCEVMMCRTFEALLEATKEQAPDLFLLEVSMDGVSGEELARKLKDDPLTAEIPIVFLSALKQPARRVAALKAGGVDYIDKPFYPEELVARLRNHMNMHRLRLEKQEQIAEQQALLRVLCHDLVNPVFGAHSLLDLKRELGKVDDRTLKIVLDCCKSAMDIIENVRAEHKLVAADKQFGEERAIAYLRECFEESQRTLQGKFEKKDVTLRVVYNIDAALPIKRVVLVHSVLNNLLTNALKFSYPGSLVSMAARLEQSEDGRQCVIEVKDQGIGMPPEILEKVFQEGAKVSRTGTADEKGTGFGMPLVKRYVERAGGSVRIESKAADPALPELKSGTTVFLTFPVVE, via the coding sequence ATGGAACTTCGAAATTTGAACGAGCCGGAGCGGCCTGTATTTAGAATTTTGATACTCGACGACAGCGCCTCGACGAGAGGTCTGGCCAAAGCCGCCATCGAACGCAACCTGCCGTGCGAGGTCATGATGTGCCGCACGTTCGAGGCTTTGCTCGAGGCGACCAAGGAACAGGCTCCGGATCTGTTTCTGCTGGAGGTTTCCATGGATGGAGTCTCGGGGGAGGAGCTGGCCAGGAAGCTCAAGGACGACCCGCTCACCGCGGAAATCCCCATCGTGTTTCTCTCCGCCCTCAAGCAGCCCGCCCGCCGCGTGGCGGCTCTCAAAGCCGGTGGCGTAGACTACATCGACAAGCCCTTCTATCCGGAGGAGCTGGTGGCTCGCCTGCGCAATCACATGAACATGCACCGGCTTCGCTTGGAAAAGCAGGAGCAGATCGCGGAGCAGCAGGCATTGCTTCGGGTGCTGTGCCATGACCTGGTGAATCCGGTTTTCGGGGCCCACAGCCTGTTGGATCTCAAACGTGAGCTCGGCAAGGTCGACGACCGCACCCTTAAGATCGTGCTGGATTGCTGCAAGAGCGCCATGGACATCATCGAAAACGTGCGAGCCGAGCACAAGCTGGTGGCCGCCGACAAGCAGTTTGGAGAGGAAAGGGCCATCGCTTACCTGCGGGAGTGTTTCGAGGAATCTCAGCGCACGCTGCAGGGCAAGTTCGAGAAGAAGGACGTGACCTTGCGGGTGGTCTACAACATCGACGCCGCCTTGCCGATCAAGCGCGTGGTGCTGGTGCACAGCGTGCTGAACAACCTGCTGACCAACGCTCTGAAGTTCTCCTATCCAGGCTCCCTGGTTTCGATGGCGGCCCGCTTGGAGCAGAGCGAGGACGGCAGGCAGTGCGTGATCGAAGTGAAGGATCAAGGCATTGGCATGCCGCCGGAGATCCTCGAAAAGGTTTTCCAGGAAGGGGCCAAGGTTTCTCGAACGGGCACCGCCGACGAAAAGGGCACCGGATTCGGCATGCCGCTGGTCAAGCGCTACGTCGAACGAGCGGGCGGCTCGGTGCGCATCGAATCGAAGGCTGCGGATCCGGCCCTGCCGGAGCTCAAGAGCGGCACTACCGTCTTCCTGACCTTTCCGGTGGTCGAGTAG
- a CDS encoding family 20 glycosylhydrolase has translation MRFFASLALIVASFASLWANETSRSLPVRGLAIAAPNPASLSQFIEFVETELVPRGLNTLVLRIDYRFAYTSHPELQSENPLTLEHVKRLVECGRRNDIELIPQINLLGHQSWAETTGRLLAVYPEFDETPHVKMPETYEWPNEDGLYCKSYCPLHPDVHDVVFALVDELMEAFEASSFHAGMDEVFYIGDERCPRCAGKNKAKLFADEVTRVRDHLAASGRSLWIWGDRLLNADTTGLGMWEASANDTHPAIDLIPKDVVICDWHYERAEATPPYFALKGFHVLACPWNKPQVGLAQLEQALSFRKRSNPVLAERHLGILLTYWSSAERFMEIYADPDSVEQQQRGPIDTLNTLFPKP, from the coding sequence ATGCGCTTTTTCGCCTCACTCGCGCTCATCGTCGCTAGCTTCGCTTCGCTCTGGGCAAACGAAACCAGCCGTTCGCTGCCCGTTCGCGGACTGGCGATCGCAGCTCCGAATCCTGCCAGCTTGAGCCAATTCATCGAATTCGTGGAGACAGAGCTGGTCCCGCGCGGCCTCAACACGCTCGTGCTTCGCATCGACTACCGATTCGCCTACACCAGCCACCCGGAACTTCAGTCCGAGAACCCTCTCACTTTGGAGCATGTGAAGCGGCTGGTGGAATGCGGACGGCGAAACGATATCGAGCTGATTCCGCAAATCAACCTGCTAGGCCATCAATCCTGGGCCGAAACGACAGGTCGACTGCTCGCCGTGTATCCAGAATTCGATGAGACGCCGCACGTGAAAATGCCGGAAACCTATGAGTGGCCAAACGAGGACGGGCTCTATTGCAAAAGCTACTGTCCTCTTCACCCGGACGTCCACGACGTGGTATTCGCCTTGGTGGACGAGCTGATGGAGGCCTTCGAGGCCAGCAGCTTTCACGCTGGCATGGACGAGGTCTTCTACATCGGCGACGAGCGCTGCCCGCGCTGCGCAGGAAAGAACAAAGCGAAGCTCTTTGCCGACGAGGTCACTCGTGTGCGCGACCACCTCGCCGCATCCGGCCGTTCCCTTTGGATATGGGGCGACCGTCTCCTCAATGCGGATACAACCGGTCTTGGCATGTGGGAAGCGAGCGCCAACGACACGCATCCCGCCATCGATCTCATCCCGAAGGATGTCGTTATTTGCGACTGGCACTACGAGCGGGCCGAAGCCACGCCACCCTACTTCGCCCTGAAAGGCTTTCACGTCTTGGCCTGTCCTTGGAACAAGCCCCAGGTCGGCTTAGCCCAGCTGGAGCAAGCCCTGAGCTTTCGCAAGCGCTCAAACCCAGTCCTCGCCGAGCGCCACCTCGGAATCCTTCTCACCTACTGGTCGTCCGCGGAGCGATTCATGGAGATCTACGCCGACCCCGATTCGGTCGAGCAGCAGCAGCGCGGTCCGATCGATACATTGAACACGCTTTTCCCTAAGCCATAG